In bacterium, the following are encoded in one genomic region:
- a CDS encoding thioredoxin family protein — MARTPSNMASLGTFAPDFDLPDVISKKNIKLAGFNEKPALLVMFISRHCPFVVHVENELARIGKDYPQIGIVAICSNDIENYPEDAPDQLREQANRLQFTFPYLYDASQETAKNYKAACTPDFFLYDQSRRLVYRGQLDDSRPNSGIPVTGSDLRNAIEAVLSGHRPSLEQRPSLGCNIKWKSGNEP, encoded by the coding sequence ATGGCGCGCACACCTTCGAACATGGCCTCGCTCGGGACATTCGCTCCTGATTTTGACCTTCCTGATGTTATCTCCAAAAAAAACATTAAACTGGCGGGTTTCAATGAAAAACCAGCTTTGCTCGTTATGTTTATCAGCAGGCATTGCCCTTTTGTAGTGCATGTCGAAAATGAATTAGCGCGTATCGGAAAAGATTACCCGCAGATCGGCATTGTAGCCATTTGTTCCAATGATATCGAAAATTATCCTGAAGACGCACCGGATCAATTACGCGAACAAGCTAACCGGTTACAATTTACTTTTCCGTATTTGTACGATGCCTCGCAAGAGACCGCTAAGAATTATAAAGCAGCTTGTACTCCGGATTTCTTTTTATATGACCAGTCGCGCCGTTTGGTTTACAGGGGACAGTTGGACGATAGTCGCCCTAATAGCGGCATTCCGGTTACAGGAAGCGATCTACGCAATGCGATAGAGGCCGTGCTTTCCGGTCATCGGCCTTCATTAGAGCAGCGGCCGAGCCTCGGCTGCAATATCAAATGGAAATCCGGTAATGAACCTTAA
- a CDS encoding SDR family oxidoreductase yields the protein MDTPVALVTGSGKRLGRKIALALAETGYDIIVNYHQSVADARKTEKLIRQMGRKTVLIKADVRRPDHIKKMFNEVIKKFGKIDVLINNAAIFPKKTELPNIPESIWDDVIDSNLKSSFLCAQEAAKYMLRQKSGKIINIASLGAFLSWKNYIPYNVSKAGVVMLTRSLAKALAPYITVNAVAPGTIIVPGEEVLSEHLPTMDRIPMKKYGKPADITAAVLFLLQSEYITGQIIGVDGGATIP from the coding sequence ATGGATACTCCCGTTGCACTTGTTACAGGCTCTGGTAAAAGGTTGGGCCGAAAAATAGCATTGGCTTTAGCTGAAACCGGCTACGATATCATTGTCAATTATCATCAGTCCGTTGCCGATGCCCGTAAAACAGAAAAACTTATACGTCAAATGGGACGCAAAACGGTGTTGATCAAAGCGGATGTTCGACGTCCGGATCACATAAAAAAAATGTTCAATGAAGTGATTAAGAAATTCGGTAAAATTGATGTTCTGATCAATAACGCTGCGATTTTTCCCAAAAAAACCGAACTCCCAAATATCCCCGAATCTATATGGGATGATGTGATTGACTCGAATCTTAAATCAAGTTTTTTGTGTGCGCAAGAAGCTGCAAAATACATGCTACGCCAAAAATCCGGCAAAATAATTAACATCGCATCGTTAGGCGCATTTTTATCGTGGAAAAACTACATCCCATATAATGTATCTAAAGCCGGCGTAGTTATGCTAACGCGCAGCTTGGCTAAGGCTTTGGCGCCATATATCACTGTCAATGCTGTCGCGCCCGGTACGATCATAGTCCCGGGAGAAGAGGTGTTGTCTGAACATTTACCGACAATGGATCGTATTCCTATGAAAAAATACGGCAAACCAGCCGATATCACGGCCGCAGTTTTATTCCTACTGCAAAGCGAATACATCACCGGTCAGATCATTGGTGTGGATGGAGGGGCTACAATTCCATAA
- a CDS encoding GNAT family N-acetyltransferase, producing MVHYKSCTTDGELLQILDLQKRNHPDLLTDEERQSQGFVTVKHDFETLEVMNTPFAHSLAISDDRVVGYALTMERSMKARIPILQPMFVTLDTLSIQNRKMSDGGYIVMGQICVERAFRGKGVFRGLYSHMRSRLGPHFRYLITEISERNTRSLNAHSAVGFQKLITYDAPDGERWVIVGWNWNQSNTK from the coding sequence ATGGTACATTATAAGTCATGTACAACGGATGGTGAATTGCTTCAAATTCTAGACTTGCAAAAGCGCAATCATCCGGATTTGTTAACGGATGAGGAACGCCAAAGCCAGGGATTTGTTACGGTAAAACATGATTTTGAGACGCTTGAAGTTATGAATACGCCGTTTGCCCATAGTTTGGCCATCTCCGATGATCGTGTTGTGGGTTATGCTTTGACGATGGAGCGTTCGATGAAAGCACGAATACCCATCCTTCAACCAATGTTCGTTACGTTGGATACCTTATCCATCCAAAACAGAAAAATGTCCGATGGAGGATATATCGTCATGGGGCAGATCTGCGTCGAAAGAGCTTTTCGCGGAAAAGGTGTTTTTCGTGGGCTCTATTCGCATATGCGTTCACGCCTTGGACCTCATTTTCGATATCTCATCACAGAAATATCAGAGCGTAATACACGCTCGCTTAATGCCCACTCCGCTGTCGGCTTTCAAAAACTAATCACGTATGATGCGCCCGATGGTGAAAGGTGGGTGATAGTCGGATGGAATTGGAATCAATCAAATACAAAGTAA
- a CDS encoding DUF1801 domain-containing protein, translated as MAENKTKATKLSVQDFLKTIKDEQTIEDCNALIKLMKKITGKPAVMWGPSIIGFDSYHYKYESGREGDMCITGFSPRKGKISIYITSGFERYTAHLKKIGKCKTSKACLYVKSLSDIDTQVLEEMIKDSIIFMKKKWE; from the coding sequence ATGGCCGAAAACAAAACCAAAGCTACTAAGCTGAGTGTCCAGGATTTCTTAAAGACGATTAAAGATGAGCAAACCATTGAGGATTGTAATGCACTGATCAAACTAATGAAAAAAATAACAGGCAAACCAGCTGTTATGTGGGGCCCATCGATTATCGGTTTTGACAGCTATCATTACAAATATGAAAGCGGACGTGAAGGCGATATGTGCATTACCGGTTTTTCACCGCGCAAAGGTAAAATATCTATTTACATTACATCTGGTTTTGAGCGTTATACTGCTCATCTAAAAAAGATCGGCAAATGTAAAACGAGCAAAGCATGTCTGTATGTGAAGTCGCTTTCAGATATTGATACCCAAGTTCTTGAAGAAATGATAAAGGATTCGATCATTTTCATGAAAAAGAAGTGGGAATAA
- a CDS encoding carboxylate-amine ligase has product MNNPAFTIGIEEEFQTVDPETRELRSHVSGQMIEEGKLLLSEQIKMEMHQSVVEVGTNICQNIAEAKADVIKLRRTIHELATKRGLGIVAASTHPFSDWKTQPITEHERYKEIVENMGDVARANLIFGLHVHIGMPDNESCIAIQNQIRYFLPHILALSTSSPFWIGRSTGLSSIRTQIFRRFPRTDIPPIFDSWSDFEDYVNLLIQTKCIDNGKRIWWDARPHPSFGTLEVRICDLPTRVDETIAIAALIQALMHTLYRTYKKNMSWRIYPNQLISENKWRASRYGLHGKLIDFGKKEEVPTKELIYELIRFVDDSVEELGSRNEINYIYKILDGGTSSDRQLAVYEQSGRDLKAVVDFLLRDTLEGLY; this is encoded by the coding sequence ATGAATAACCCCGCTTTCACGATAGGAATTGAAGAAGAATTTCAAACTGTAGACCCTGAAACGCGTGAATTGCGTTCTCATGTCAGTGGTCAAATGATCGAGGAAGGTAAATTACTTCTTTCCGAGCAGATCAAAATGGAAATGCATCAGTCCGTAGTAGAAGTTGGAACGAACATTTGTCAAAACATAGCTGAAGCAAAGGCTGATGTTATAAAGCTGCGTCGTACCATCCATGAACTTGCCACCAAACGGGGGCTTGGTATCGTTGCTGCCAGTACACACCCGTTTAGTGATTGGAAAACTCAACCCATTACGGAGCATGAACGGTATAAAGAGATAGTCGAAAACATGGGGGATGTGGCACGTGCCAATCTAATTTTCGGATTACACGTTCATATAGGCATGCCGGATAATGAATCGTGCATTGCGATTCAAAACCAAATAAGATACTTTTTACCTCATATTTTAGCACTTTCGACAAGTTCACCGTTTTGGATCGGTCGAAGTACTGGCTTAAGCTCGATCAGGACCCAAATTTTTAGGCGTTTTCCACGAACTGATATCCCACCGATTTTCGACTCATGGTCAGATTTTGAAGATTATGTAAACCTCTTAATTCAAACGAAATGCATTGATAACGGCAAAAGAATTTGGTGGGATGCACGACCTCATCCGAGCTTTGGAACTTTGGAAGTTAGGATTTGCGATTTGCCTACGCGCGTAGATGAAACGATAGCAATTGCGGCTTTGATACAAGCGCTAATGCATACATTATACAGAACTTATAAGAAAAATATGTCCTGGCGCATCTATCCCAATCAATTGATATCAGAAAATAAATGGAGGGCAAGTAGGTACGGGTTACATGGTAAATTGATTGACTTTGGTAAAAAAGAAGAAGTACCGACAAAAGAACTAATTTATGAACTAATTCGTTTTGTAGATGATTCTGTCGAAGAACTTGGAAGTCGCAATGAAATTAACTATATTTATAAAATTTTAGACGGTGGCACCAGTTCTGATCGGCAGTTGGCCGTGTACGAACAGTCCGGCAGGGACTTAAAAGCCGTTGTAGATTTTCTATTACGCGATACTTTGGAAGGCTTGTATTGA
- a CDS encoding circularly permuted type 2 ATP-grasp protein has protein sequence MNTSDAIQFYNVLVKNHERRIQTVFEKHLKQCAKEKLTFGGRHMYSFLRPNFITLEQYRYIQYVCKILRNAVTKFKNAALENPIIMEQAGLLDRERELVMMDPGYDRLSITARWDSFMAGDELKFVELNAECPAGIAYSDIAAKVYDRLPMIREFKKHYNVEKFAIRQELLNGLLSTYAVWRGNKKNKKPRIAIVDWREVPTFTEFQLFKEFFKSKKLDCIIVDPRDLTYEKGRLMAGKKEIDLVYKRILTNDCVEKPEETKALVQAYCDQNVCMINPFRAKLVHKKSMFAVLTHEKNQNLFNGEELSVVLKHIPWTRMLRDEITYFNGKQIDLFDYVSTHKNNFVIKPNDEYGGKGVCLGMEATDQQWSAVLHEAKNGEHYVVQELVKIPKQPFPTVINGNLEFVDMVVDMDPYAFGPNVEGILTRLSASSLANVTAGGGTTPTFVITKKTKKAKKTFKIKASRVKSKQKPKSSYLKTNIKKTKKSTTIKKA, from the coding sequence ATGAACACAAGTGATGCCATTCAGTTTTATAACGTATTGGTAAAAAATCACGAACGGCGCATTCAAACCGTTTTTGAAAAACATCTGAAGCAATGCGCAAAGGAAAAACTGACCTTTGGCGGGCGGCATATGTACAGTTTCCTGAGACCCAATTTTATTACACTGGAACAATACCGTTATATCCAATACGTTTGCAAGATACTTCGTAATGCCGTTACGAAATTTAAAAATGCCGCGCTCGAAAATCCAATCATCATGGAACAAGCCGGTCTTTTAGATAGGGAACGCGAACTCGTAATGATGGACCCGGGATATGACAGACTATCGATCACCGCCCGATGGGATTCATTTATGGCCGGCGACGAATTAAAGTTCGTGGAGCTTAATGCCGAATGCCCTGCAGGGATTGCTTATTCCGATATTGCAGCCAAGGTGTATGATAGGTTACCGATGATACGCGAATTCAAAAAACACTATAACGTTGAAAAATTCGCCATCCGTCAGGAATTACTGAACGGATTATTATCTACGTACGCCGTTTGGCGAGGAAACAAAAAGAACAAGAAGCCACGCATCGCCATAGTAGACTGGAGAGAAGTACCGACATTTACCGAGTTTCAACTTTTTAAGGAATTTTTTAAATCTAAAAAATTAGACTGTATTATCGTAGATCCGCGTGATCTGACGTATGAAAAAGGTCGCCTCATGGCTGGAAAAAAGGAAATAGATCTGGTTTATAAGCGGATATTGACCAACGACTGTGTTGAAAAACCGGAGGAAACAAAAGCCTTAGTGCAAGCGTACTGCGATCAAAACGTATGTATGATCAATCCTTTTCGGGCTAAGCTTGTTCACAAAAAATCAATGTTCGCTGTTTTGACCCATGAAAAAAATCAAAACCTTTTTAATGGTGAAGAGCTTTCAGTCGTACTCAAACATATCCCATGGACTCGAATGCTCCGTGATGAAATCACATACTTTAACGGGAAACAGATTGATCTTTTTGACTACGTATCTACACATAAAAACAATTTCGTCATAAAGCCCAATGATGAGTACGGAGGAAAAGGGGTTTGTTTAGGAATGGAAGCTACCGACCAGCAGTGGAGCGCTGTGCTCCACGAGGCAAAAAACGGGGAGCACTATGTAGTGCAGGAGCTTGTAAAAATACCCAAACAACCTTTTCCAACAGTTATCAATGGTAATTTAGAGTTTGTTGATATGGTTGTTGATATGGATCCGTATGCATTCGGTCCGAATGTTGAAGGTATATTGACACGGTTATCGGCATCTTCACTAGCAAATGTTACTGCTGGCGGGGGTACAACCCCGACTTTTGTTATTACTAAAAAAACAAAAAAAGCAAAAAAAACTTTTAAAATTAAGGCGAGTAGAGTCAAATCCAAACAAAAGCCTAAATCAAGTTATTTAAAAACAAACATTAAAAAGACTAAAAAGAGCACTACTATAAAAAAGGCGTAA
- a CDS encoding VOC family protein, whose amino-acid sequence MAVRSKKAVSKKNVARKSAKKKQVKKKVHFIPKGFHTLTPYLSVHDGKAAVEFYEKAFGAKERKGRMSDEKGKIMHTEIKIGVSHFMLSDEFPEYGNVSPKTVGKSPVQLMIYVPNVDILFEKAIAAGATVVMAVEDQFYGDRSGRLLDPFGYQWHIATHLENVSPKEMARRAAKLYGAQAS is encoded by the coding sequence ATGGCTGTTCGTTCTAAAAAAGCTGTTTCCAAAAAAAACGTGGCCCGTAAATCCGCAAAGAAAAAACAAGTCAAAAAGAAGGTTCATTTTATTCCCAAAGGTTTTCATACATTGACACCTTATCTCAGTGTACACGACGGTAAAGCGGCGGTTGAGTTTTATGAAAAAGCGTTTGGCGCCAAAGAAAGAAAAGGCCGCATGTCCGATGAAAAAGGTAAAATCATGCATACGGAGATTAAAATCGGCGTATCACACTTTATGCTTTCTGATGAATTCCCGGAATACGGCAATGTAAGCCCTAAAACCGTAGGGAAGTCGCCTGTACAACTCATGATTTACGTACCCAATGTTGACATCTTATTCGAAAAAGCTATTGCCGCAGGAGCCACCGTGGTTATGGCCGTGGAAGATCAGTTTTACGGTGACCGCTCGGGACGCCTTTTAGATCCGTTCGGTTATCAATGGCATATTGCGACCCATCTGGAAAACGTTTCTCCCAAAGAAATGGCTCGCCGCGCCGCAAAGCTATATGGCGCACAGGCTTCATAA